One Thermoplasma sp. Kam2015 genomic region harbors:
- a CDS encoding glycosyltransferase 87 family protein — MNDDDLWSTVRRIEYLGFTVIAYMIAYYLWTVYGYLDLYIDLLQWTLSIAGIFVAIYALTGHSMKISRRTVYILLAGNSALILTIILRFGFLDITFDPVILFLAFVDYYLVHDMVTEKHGNPRKFAYIFAIVTVSLLSVISAAMYSNYVAATIAVVLIALSILSYFRFSALIYMAIVGSVIFLALSILPLYPRFGTDELALDYYAALMILHGMNPYSAHVMSGAFKSLHFPLYMTTPMATGGYVENFSYPVLAAIMFMPSVIMHFPPTLVILSFTIAIYLMVAIYFFRRKMVVSSILSIAILAVNINIINFADGSVPDAAWAAFLTASIMLIEKPRYSALLYGLSTSIKQIPWIILPFLLYFVYRERGIRNAVEYLLISAGVFIITNISFIISNPHSFISSILSPETAQLIGVGQGISIISIAGYYSLEPLYFTIMFVFSILFFLFIYIRHFETMKYTFLIFPLLIFFFNFRDLYNYLIFWPFMAFAFLPYLKGRNANKSFRIGLKRIMTYSMVFIAVAAIIAVPMHEHSQFSISSVSNINRTSYYVIGMNVNVSYTGEHPIPLEFRFLPYGYLGNLNGFIWSVKSYTAGSNWINFTIVPSYQQSMLNANYSYKLIAYYGEQQAFYDLNLPSMIYGE; from the coding sequence ATGAATGATGACGATCTGTGGTCAACCGTGAGACGCATAGAGTATCTTGGCTTCACAGTGATAGCGTATATGATCGCATACTATCTCTGGACCGTCTACGGCTATTTGGATCTCTACATCGATCTGCTTCAGTGGACACTATCCATAGCTGGAATATTCGTTGCGATATACGCGCTCACAGGCCATTCCATGAAGATATCACGCAGAACTGTTTACATACTTCTTGCTGGTAACAGTGCGCTCATACTCACGATCATCTTAAGATTTGGATTCCTTGATATCACATTCGATCCTGTGATACTCTTCCTTGCTTTTGTGGACTATTATCTTGTGCATGATATGGTGACTGAAAAACATGGAAATCCAAGGAAATTTGCCTATATATTTGCCATCGTGACCGTATCTCTCCTATCCGTCATATCGGCCGCGATGTACTCCAACTATGTTGCTGCCACGATTGCAGTTGTTCTAATTGCGCTGAGCATACTGTCATACTTCAGGTTTTCCGCCCTAATTTATATGGCCATCGTCGGTTCGGTCATATTCCTCGCGCTCTCGATCTTACCGCTATATCCTAGGTTTGGAACTGACGAACTTGCTCTGGACTACTATGCAGCATTGATGATACTGCATGGAATGAATCCATATTCCGCGCATGTTATGAGTGGAGCATTCAAATCTTTGCATTTTCCGCTGTACATGACCACCCCCATGGCCACAGGCGGCTATGTTGAAAACTTTTCTTATCCAGTGCTGGCAGCCATAATGTTCATGCCGTCGGTGATCATGCACTTCCCCCCGACGCTCGTCATCCTCTCATTCACCATTGCCATATACCTGATGGTGGCTATCTATTTTTTCAGAAGAAAGATGGTAGTATCCTCGATTCTCTCCATCGCCATACTTGCGGTGAACATAAACATCATCAATTTTGCGGATGGATCCGTTCCAGACGCTGCCTGGGCTGCATTTCTTACTGCTTCAATTATGCTTATAGAGAAACCTCGTTACTCCGCCCTTCTGTATGGCTTATCAACATCGATAAAGCAAATACCATGGATTATCTTACCATTTCTGCTCTATTTCGTCTATCGCGAGAGGGGTATCAGAAATGCTGTCGAGTATCTTCTGATCTCTGCTGGTGTCTTCATAATCACCAATATAAGTTTCATTATATCGAATCCACATTCATTCATTTCGTCCATTCTATCCCCTGAGACCGCACAGCTGATCGGTGTCGGACAGGGAATAAGCATCATCAGCATAGCCGGCTACTATTCACTTGAACCGCTATATTTTACCATAATGTTTGTCTTCTCGATACTCTTTTTCTTATTCATATACATAAGACATTTTGAAACGATGAAATACACATTCCTGATCTTTCCGCTCCTCATATTCTTTTTCAATTTCAGAGATCTCTACAATTACCTCATATTCTGGCCCTTCATGGCCTTTGCATTTCTTCCATATCTAAAAGGCAGGAACGCCAATAAGAGCTTCAGGATTGGTCTCAAACGGATAATGACCTACTCCATGGTGTTCATAGCTGTGGCGGCCATTATAGCGGTTCCTATGCATGAACACAGCCAATTCTCAATATCTTCTGTCTCAAATATCAATAGAACCTCGTATTACGTTATCGGGATGAACGTCAACGTTTCATATACTGGTGAGCATCCAATCCCACTGGAATTCAGATTTCTGCCCTATGGATATTTGGGAAATCTCAACGGTTTCATATGGTCCGTGAAGTCTTATACAGCTGGATCCAACTGGATAAACTTCACGATCGTGCCCTCCTATCAGCAGTCCATGCTGAATGCCAATTATTCCTATAAGCTAATTGCCTACTACGGAGAACAACAGGCATTCTATGATCTCAATTTGCCCTCTATGATCTACGGTGAGTGA
- a CDS encoding RNA-guided endonuclease TnpB family protein, protein MITATKVKLYPNEGQKILLEKHFGSCRFVYNYFLKRRDEYYITHRDAQRSSLNYFDTNNMLIELKKEYPWLYEINAQSLQMSLRFLDNAFKNFFHKNAEHPRFRKKERNEFFAVPQHIKIQGNRIYFPKFSEGIYFKGSKDKLSEIRDINEIIITKDSGYYYCSIIYENEEELPEKKPLSEENSVGIDLGIEKFATLSNGIAIENPGFIKKVEKRIRRLQKQLSRKQNGSKNRSKHILKLQKEYMKLRNMREDFDDKISTAIAKQYDTIVIEDLNVHGMMQNHHISKSLSDVSFYSFKQKLEWKAEKYGKNIIEIGRFDPSSKICSRCGNVKHDLKLSDRIYHCNVCGLTIDRDLNAAKNIRKIGLIKVGSVRSEFTPVEIATSGLYGIYPYRQRSVVESGSSDASAEE, encoded by the coding sequence GTGATAACAGCCACCAAAGTAAAGCTGTATCCAAACGAAGGACAGAAAATATTATTGGAGAAGCACTTTGGCAGCTGTAGATTCGTATACAATTACTTTCTAAAAAGGAGGGATGAATACTATATAACGCATAGGGATGCACAGAGATCTTCTCTGAACTATTTCGACACAAATAACATGCTCATCGAACTCAAGAAGGAATATCCATGGCTGTACGAGATCAACGCCCAATCACTTCAGATGTCTCTACGCTTTCTCGATAATGCATTCAAGAACTTCTTCCATAAGAACGCAGAACATCCAAGATTCAGGAAGAAGGAAAGGAACGAATTCTTTGCAGTACCACAGCACATCAAAATTCAAGGAAACAGGATCTATTTCCCAAAGTTCTCTGAAGGCATATACTTCAAGGGATCTAAAGATAAGCTATCAGAAATAAGGGACATAAATGAGATAATAATAACAAAGGATTCAGGATACTATTACTGCTCTATTATATATGAAAATGAGGAAGAACTACCAGAGAAGAAACCATTATCTGAAGAGAACTCCGTTGGTATAGATCTAGGCATCGAAAAATTTGCAACCTTATCGAATGGTATAGCAATAGAGAATCCAGGATTCATAAAGAAGGTAGAGAAAAGAATAAGACGATTACAAAAACAGTTATCGAGAAAGCAGAATGGATCGAAGAATAGAAGCAAGCATATACTTAAATTACAGAAGGAGTACATGAAGCTGAGAAACATGCGTGAAGACTTCGATGATAAAATATCGACTGCGATAGCCAAGCAGTACGATACCATAGTCATCGAAGATCTGAACGTACATGGAATGATGCAGAACCATCATATATCGAAGAGTCTAAGTGATGTTTCTTTCTATTCCTTCAAGCAGAAACTGGAATGGAAAGCAGAAAAATATGGAAAGAATATAATAGAGATAGGAAGATTCGATCCATCATCTAAGATATGTTCAAGATGCGGTAACGTAAAGCATGATCTGAAGTTATCAGATCGCATATATCATTGCAATGTGTGCGGATTAACTATAGACAGGGATCTGAATGCCGCCAAGAACATAAGGAAGATCGGACTTATAAAAGTAGGATCGGTGCGATCCGAATTCACGCCTGTGGAGATCGCAACATCGGGCTTGTACGGAATATATCCGTACAGGCAGAGGTCGGTCGTTGAATCAGGAAGCTCCGATGCTTCAGCTGAGGAGTAG
- the hsp14 gene encoding archaeal heat shock protein Hsp14 — translation MYSPVRFFTNEMLKNVSNTVKEVSSFIYPPVTMYQDGEDLVLEAELAGFDKKDIRVTVDKNVLTIRAERKREYKSVYLDQRVDKVFKVVRLPVDVEQSSISAKYQDGLLTVRMKAKDIKTVEIE, via the coding sequence ATGTATTCACCCGTTAGATTCTTTACAAATGAGATGTTGAAAAATGTTTCAAACACCGTGAAAGAAGTATCATCATTCATCTATCCGCCTGTGACGATGTATCAGGATGGAGAAGATCTGGTGCTGGAAGCTGAGCTGGCGGGCTTCGACAAGAAGGACATAAGGGTGACCGTTGATAAAAACGTTCTTACCATAAGGGCGGAACGAAAGAGGGAGTATAAATCGGTCTATCTCGATCAAAGAGTGGACAAGGTCTTCAAGGTTGTGCGCCTGCCGGTAGATGTTGAACAATCCAGTATTTCTGCTAAATATCAGGACGGCCTTCTCACCGTCAGGATGAAGGCCAAAGATATAAAAACAGTAGAAATTGAGTGA
- a CDS encoding AarF/ABC1/UbiB kinase family protein has protein sequence MGIISDEIRIFRKLYPVFRRYLKDRKIERGDHEWNYEIERHGELAVKRFIELGPTFIKLGQILSARPDLLPKEYLKSFRLLQDRVDPDPFPLVKEIIERNIGPIDHVFEYFNDVAISGASLGQVYEAVYRGKKVAVKVNRYNIEERVKNDLIVIKHLLRLAKGRIDNFLYLSIENVLADFNRRIFDEIDYRKEASNMRAIAANLKEEDRVIVPGVVEELSGKEILVMEYIEGIKIDEVNKLKSAGIDTKELALRYDTIFMRMLLKNDIFHADPHPGNVSVKSDGTIILYDFGMIGHINDEMRFRLLSLYDGLLNRDPDEIIDALISLNALSPGANRGVVRKGIELAISNFYGRSAEDLEIRELLDVANDVIFQFPFRLPRALVLYMRMSSLLEGVCQQLDPDFKFIRVLQKLLYDEGLIQTLYKQQLKNFLSDTLRSVEKAVQIVPLMKRKLESEEEIERPRSDYKIPASIFLGFLLVSFFLEIQNRPFIFIPLIILDSIAFVYVMIRK, from the coding sequence ATGGGTATTATCAGTGATGAAATCCGTATATTCAGAAAGCTCTACCCAGTATTCAGGCGATATCTCAAAGACAGGAAGATTGAACGTGGTGATCATGAATGGAATTATGAAATTGAACGCCATGGAGAGCTTGCTGTCAAGCGATTTATTGAGCTCGGACCTACATTCATCAAGCTGGGTCAGATACTTTCAGCAAGGCCGGATCTGCTACCAAAAGAATATCTAAAGTCTTTCAGACTGTTGCAGGATAGGGTGGATCCTGATCCATTTCCCCTTGTAAAGGAGATCATAGAGCGCAACATTGGGCCAATAGATCATGTTTTTGAATATTTCAATGATGTTGCAATCTCTGGCGCTTCCCTTGGGCAGGTTTATGAAGCAGTTTATAGAGGAAAGAAAGTAGCTGTAAAGGTCAACAGATATAACATCGAGGAAAGGGTTAAGAACGATCTGATAGTGATCAAACATCTCCTGAGACTTGCGAAGGGAAGAATAGATAATTTTCTGTATCTAAGCATCGAAAATGTTCTTGCCGATTTCAATAGGCGCATATTTGACGAGATCGATTATAGAAAGGAAGCGTCAAACATGCGTGCCATAGCAGCAAACCTTAAGGAGGAAGATCGTGTTATTGTGCCAGGTGTAGTGGAGGAACTTTCTGGAAAGGAAATTCTGGTCATGGAATACATTGAAGGAATAAAGATAGATGAAGTAAATAAATTAAAATCAGCCGGAATAGATACTAAGGAACTCGCACTCAGATATGACACAATATTCATGCGCATGCTCCTGAAAAACGACATCTTCCATGCAGATCCGCATCCTGGCAACGTATCTGTAAAATCAGACGGCACAATCATACTGTACGACTTTGGTATGATCGGCCACATAAATGATGAAATGCGATTCAGGCTTCTATCCCTTTACGACGGTCTTCTCAATAGGGATCCAGATGAAATAATAGATGCCCTGATCTCCCTGAATGCCCTATCTCCTGGAGCGAACAGAGGTGTTGTCAGAAAGGGGATAGAACTGGCCATATCAAATTTCTATGGAAGATCGGCGGAAGATCTTGAGATCAGAGAATTGCTCGATGTTGCCAATGATGTCATATTCCAGTTCCCATTCAGGCTTCCGCGGGCACTGGTTCTCTATATGAGGATGTCATCGCTCCTGGAGGGCGTGTGCCAGCAGCTTGATCCTGATTTCAAATTCATCAGGGTACTGCAGAAGCTGCTCTACGATGAAGGGCTCATTCAAACCCTGTACAAGCAGCAGCTTAAGAATTTCCTCTCAGACACGTTAAGGTCAGTGGAGAAAGCCGTTCAGATCGTGCCTTTAATGAAGCGAAAGCTGGAGAGCGAAGAAGAGATTGAAAGACCCAGAAGCGATTACAAAATTCCTGCCTCTATCTTTCTGGGATTCCTTCTTGTGTCATTTTTCCTGGAGATTCAGAATAGGCCTTTTATATTCATTCCCTTAATAATCCTGGATTCTATAGCATTTGTCTACGTCATGATAAGAAAATAA
- a CDS encoding thioredoxin family protein, with protein MACVKDITFSEFQQLVENKKSFIIELWAEWCHPCKMMAPYLEEACEQLNACYFYKMNIDESPEIIDFLNINSIPRVIMFINGERQFELKGLHKLESIIDQVSKMPCDSV; from the coding sequence ATGGCCTGCGTTAAAGACATCACGTTCAGTGAATTCCAACAGCTTGTTGAAAATAAGAAAAGTTTCATCATAGAACTTTGGGCTGAGTGGTGCCATCCCTGTAAGATGATGGCACCGTACTTGGAAGAGGCATGCGAGCAACTGAATGCCTGCTATTTTTACAAGATGAACATCGATGAGAGTCCTGAAATTATAGATTTTCTGAATATAAACAGCATACCTAGAGTGATCATGTTCATTAACGGAGAAAGGCAATTTGAACTCAAAGGCCTCCATAAGCTTGAATCCATCATAGATCAGGTATCCAAGATGCCATGCGATTCCGTCTGA
- a CDS encoding PadR family transcriptional regulator codes for MFGNFGAFKKRGSLRYWILYLIYSKPMSGAEIMDEIEKHSFGLWRPSPGSIYPALETLLKEGLVIRRPDGRYELSEKGKEDLGINGMTQSDHLKTPESVIDEIYSYVQYLEDIVRKEGQLSEFDRRKLKDIADKLQEIESK; via the coding sequence ATGTTCGGCAACTTTGGAGCTTTTAAGAAGCGAGGATCACTCAGATACTGGATCTTATACCTCATTTACAGTAAACCCATGAGTGGCGCTGAGATCATGGACGAGATAGAGAAGCACAGTTTTGGTTTGTGGAGACCGTCACCCGGCTCCATATATCCAGCGCTTGAAACGCTGCTAAAGGAAGGGCTCGTCATCAGAAGACCGGATGGGAGATACGAACTGTCGGAGAAAGGCAAGGAGGATCTTGGCATAAATGGAATGACACAGTCCGATCATCTTAAGACACCGGAAAGTGTCATAGATGAAATATACAGCTATGTCCAGTATCTTGAGGATATAGTGAGGAAGGAAGGTCAGCTATCTGAATTCGACAGACGGAAACTTAAAGATATAGCGGATAAACTTCAGGAAATAGAGTCTAAATAG
- a CDS encoding ATP-binding cassette domain-containing protein, giving the protein MSMIKTENLTKIYPGGTKAVDNLNIEIEEAEIYGLLGKNGAGKTTTIKMLTTAIEPTSGNAIIDGYDLKRDKEKIRRIIGVVPQDLTTDADLKGIENLRMIAAFYNIPRSDADKRIKDLLDIVDLSDWGNRYVSQYSGGMRKRLELICGLVNSPRILFLDEPTLGLDVNTRSKMWKYIKDIQKELGVTIILTSHYLEEVDQLADRISIIDHGKVLITGTPESLKASLKGDVITMEFQSKEEADLARAYPGALHASLAGNYKVRMKVENSDTELPKILSYLMERNVSPSTINVKKPSLDEVFLEYTGSTIDDDIDPEQFRRMMQNVRRLR; this is encoded by the coding sequence ATGTCAATGATAAAGACGGAAAATCTGACAAAGATCTATCCCGGCGGTACGAAAGCCGTGGATAATTTGAACATAGAAATAGAGGAAGCGGAGATCTATGGCCTGCTTGGAAAGAATGGCGCCGGCAAGACCACAACGATAAAGATGCTGACGACAGCCATCGAGCCTACCTCTGGAAACGCCATCATTGATGGTTATGATCTGAAGAGGGATAAAGAAAAGATAAGAAGGATAATAGGGGTAGTACCACAGGATCTCACCACTGATGCTGATCTAAAGGGGATAGAGAACCTTAGAATGATTGCAGCATTCTATAATATACCAAGATCAGATGCAGATAAGAGGATAAAGGATCTGCTTGATATAGTCGATCTCTCCGACTGGGGGAACAGATATGTCTCACAGTATTCTGGCGGTATGAGAAAGCGACTCGAACTCATATGCGGTCTTGTAAATTCACCCAGGATACTGTTTCTAGACGAACCTACTCTAGGTCTTGATGTGAATACAAGATCCAAGATGTGGAAATACATAAAGGATATACAGAAAGAGCTTGGCGTCACGATAATCCTGACATCTCACTACCTTGAGGAGGTCGATCAGCTTGCGGATAGGATATCCATAATCGATCATGGCAAGGTCCTCATCACCGGAACACCAGAGAGCCTAAAGGCCAGCCTAAAAGGAGACGTAATCACGATGGAGTTTCAGTCAAAGGAAGAAGCCGATCTCGCCCGCGCATATCCTGGAGCATTACATGCTTCCCTAGCAGGAAATTATAAGGTGAGAATGAAAGTAGAAAACTCAGACACAGAACTTCCAAAGATACTATCTTACCTCATGGAAAGGAACGTCTCTCCTTCAACGATCAATGTCAAGAAACCCTCGCTGGATGAGGTTTTCCTCGAGTATACAGGATCCACAATAGATGATGATATAGATCCGGAACAGTTCAGAAGGATGATGCAGAATGTCAGGAGGTTGAGATAG
- a CDS encoding ABC transporter permease — protein sequence MSGLAPLTVREIKKWYRNPVYLIVGLLQPVFWIILFGSAFDISKFGGPFVSSFFDGAPDYITYMIGGILTITGLFTGMFSGINIIWDRRLGILQRFLVSPIKRSSIVFSRIIASVVRIIVQVVILIAIALIIPDGLKISHSFTIIDALLMVAAVLMISFIFSSIFSIIAIRMTRMETIMGITNLVNLPLMFASYALFPPDLMVSWLSDVAKYNPVSWSAESIRLLIIYGNLSGSQISTFASYMIYLFILTVIMILLVYFVSESGIKE from the coding sequence ATGTCTGGTCTTGCACCGCTCACCGTGCGCGAAATAAAGAAATGGTATAGAAATCCAGTATATCTCATAGTGGGCCTCTTGCAGCCTGTTTTCTGGATAATACTGTTCGGGAGCGCCTTTGACATTTCTAAATTTGGCGGCCCGTTCGTTTCATCGTTCTTTGATGGCGCACCAGACTACATAACGTACATGATCGGTGGTATCTTAACGATCACTGGACTGTTCACCGGAATGTTCTCTGGAATCAACATAATCTGGGACAGAAGACTTGGTATACTTCAGAGATTCCTAGTTTCCCCCATTAAGAGAAGCTCCATAGTGTTCTCCAGAATCATCGCTTCAGTGGTTAGAATAATAGTCCAGGTGGTTATACTCATTGCGATCGCTCTGATAATACCTGATGGCCTGAAAATATCCCATTCTTTCACCATCATTGATGCCCTGCTTATGGTGGCTGCGGTGTTGATGATCTCTTTCATATTTTCCTCAATATTCTCAATAATAGCCATAAGAATGACCAGAATGGAAACCATAATGGGTATAACGAATCTCGTAAACCTGCCATTGATGTTCGCAAGTTATGCGCTGTTTCCACCCGATCTTATGGTTTCATGGCTCAGTGATGTTGCAAAATATAATCCGGTCTCATGGTCTGCGGAATCCATCAGGCTTTTGATAATATATGGAAATCTCTCTGGATCTCAGATTTCAACATTCGCTTCGTATATGATCTATCTATTCATACTGACCGTTATCATGATCCTGCTGGTGTACTTCGTCTCTGAAAGCGGAATCAAAGAATGA
- a CDS encoding radical SAM protein, which produces MEVMGKIDQGVVSIEKDGRIVFTVDLSGRFIFYTDGNATYRRSLENKFLKITHNGNTRKLEQIPDDQAREIANSAYDFLRSSHDSLPEEIREAVSPFLDMNYEKLVLDAEKMKIIYGGDIPIVPPDQYFPVYVQAETGCSWNKCTFCRLYRDRTYGVRSLEDFSKHLHSIKEFFGKGLAARRSVFMGDANAVNIDQKVLLQMLDMIQSEFNLPIFSFVDAISTQKKKSEIHFQEMREHGLKRVYIGLESGDPGILRIFNKLMNVSEAINLVNKIKGSGINVGIILMAGAGGKKFYRNHIDNTASVISQMDLGKGDIIYISPMYEYEDTEYYKVAQDLGILSQDEKMKQIDELKAKIREEFQEFNGKPLECPIAPYDIMEAVY; this is translated from the coding sequence ATGGAAGTTATGGGGAAGATCGATCAGGGTGTAGTAAGCATCGAAAAAGACGGCAGGATAGTCTTTACAGTGGATTTATCCGGCAGATTTATCTTCTATACAGATGGCAACGCCACATACAGGAGATCCCTTGAAAATAAATTTTTGAAAATAACGCACAATGGAAATACAAGAAAACTCGAACAAATCCCAGATGATCAGGCTCGTGAAATCGCAAATTCAGCATATGATTTTCTCAGGTCTTCACATGATAGCCTGCCGGAGGAAATAAGGGAGGCTGTTTCGCCGTTCCTGGACATGAACTATGAAAAACTTGTCCTTGATGCTGAAAAGATGAAGATCATATATGGCGGGGATATCCCAATAGTTCCACCTGATCAGTATTTCCCTGTATATGTGCAGGCTGAAACTGGATGCTCATGGAACAAATGTACCTTCTGCCGCCTATACAGAGACCGTACGTATGGTGTGCGTTCTCTTGAGGATTTTTCCAAACATCTCCACAGCATAAAGGAATTCTTCGGTAAGGGCCTGGCAGCAAGAAGGAGCGTTTTCATGGGCGATGCTAATGCTGTGAACATCGATCAGAAGGTGCTACTCCAGATGCTCGATATGATACAATCGGAGTTCAATTTGCCTATATTCTCGTTCGTCGATGCGATATCGACCCAGAAGAAGAAAAGCGAGATACACTTTCAGGAGATGAGAGAGCATGGCCTCAAAAGGGTATACATAGGCCTGGAATCTGGAGATCCTGGCATACTGAGAATCTTCAATAAGCTGATGAACGTGTCAGAGGCCATCAATCTTGTAAATAAGATAAAGGGTTCCGGCATAAACGTGGGCATAATTCTGATGGCAGGAGCTGGCGGTAAGAAATTCTATAGAAATCATATAGATAATACTGCTTCTGTTATATCGCAGATGGATTTGGGCAAGGGTGACATAATCTATATTTCGCCCATGTACGAATATGAGGATACCGAATACTATAAGGTCGCACAGGATCTGGGCATACTATCCCAGGACGAAAAGATGAAACAGATAGATGAACTGAAGGCAAAAATAAGAGAAGAATTTCAGGAATTCAATGGCAAACCTCTTGAATGCCCGATAGCACCCTATGATATAATGGAGGCAGTGTATTGA
- a CDS encoding metal-dependent transcriptional regulator has protein sequence MSVFVRRSITEEDYLKIIQELMLYKGYATLADISKSLNVKRQSVRDEINHLILLHMVEKIERGKYQLTIEGNHEANKFLRKHRTAEVLLSKCIGIPWERVDEEAMGIEHGMTEEIIQRTLERFGVTRCPHGNPIPDPDGEVQEINDKSIMSVDVPRTLKISRIVYETDEILHFLAMNDLLPDRVIKVLSTGDPVNAEVGGKLVKIPAYIANAVMVTEY, from the coding sequence TTGAGCGTATTCGTTAGAAGATCGATAACCGAGGAGGATTATCTCAAGATAATTCAAGAACTAATGCTTTACAAGGGCTATGCGACACTGGCTGATATTTCTAAAAGTCTCAATGTTAAGAGGCAAAGTGTCAGAGATGAGATAAATCATCTCATACTTCTTCACATGGTGGAGAAGATCGAACGGGGCAAATATCAGTTAACCATAGAAGGAAACCACGAGGCGAATAAATTTCTGAGAAAACATCGAACTGCAGAAGTCTTACTTTCAAAATGTATAGGGATCCCATGGGAAAGGGTGGATGAGGAGGCCATGGGGATAGAGCATGGAATGACAGAAGAAATAATACAGAGAACGCTGGAAAGGTTTGGTGTAACCCGATGCCCACACGGTAACCCGATACCGGATCCAGATGGTGAAGTTCAGGAGATAAACGATAAAAGCATAATGTCCGTAGATGTCCCCAGAACTTTGAAGATAAGCAGGATCGTTTACGAAACAGATGAGATACTCCACTTTCTGGCAATGAATGATCTGCTTCCCGATAGGGTAATTAAAGTATTGTCAACTGGCGATCCCGTAAATGCAGAAGTGGGCGGTAAACTTGTTAAAATACCGGCCTATATTGCAAATGCCGTAATGGTTACTGAATATTAA
- a CDS encoding glycosyltransferase family 2 protein translates to MNSYNSLAYRKSHNPKNGEKFTAEDITIVMPVYMEDPIIFEEAVIAASKQGSKIFVFGDDCDEPYRSIAEKHGCTFIRVSPHRGKRGILSHSMQFVHTPLVMFLDSDTVIDAGAVADMIKYLDADVGGVGTNISIFRNGHPVSYASEFVERVREVIFKSMSRKSSVMVLDGRCSMYRTDVIKPFLMSREFQDNIVMGKRSVLGDDRQITSYIIRTGYRAVKDYDVYARTYQYSSFKKFFKQQIRWGRVGWTYFFKDIASGSARKAGPLYTFDLIYMYLLPIFTLVIGVLTFIYIVPHMHMFFYGMTPRLRFDSYLIHRLRGDPDMPLFFVARSFINFLTTASAVIFGVSISTTMKGDRAKVFAYGS, encoded by the coding sequence GTGAACAGCTATAATTCACTGGCTTACAGAAAATCGCACAATCCAAAAAATGGAGAGAAGTTTACGGCAGAGGACATCACAATAGTCATGCCCGTGTACATGGAGGATCCAATAATATTCGAAGAGGCTGTTATCGCGGCCTCTAAACAGGGATCAAAAATTTTCGTCTTCGGCGATGACTGCGACGAACCATATAGATCCATCGCTGAGAAGCATGGATGCACTTTTATCAGAGTCAGTCCGCATAGAGGAAAGAGGGGGATACTTTCACATTCAATGCAGTTTGTGCATACGCCACTTGTTATGTTTCTGGACAGCGACACAGTGATAGACGCCGGTGCAGTCGCGGACATGATAAAGTATCTTGACGCCGATGTAGGTGGTGTTGGAACAAATATCAGCATATTCAGGAACGGTCATCCTGTTTCATATGCTTCGGAATTCGTTGAACGTGTCAGAGAAGTCATATTCAAATCTATGTCTAGGAAGAGCTCAGTGATGGTTCTTGACGGTCGATGCTCCATGTACAGGACGGACGTAATCAAGCCCTTTTTGATGTCCCGTGAATTTCAGGACAATATTGTGATGGGAAAGAGAAGCGTGCTTGGGGATGATAGGCAGATAACCTCATATATAATAAGAACCGGTTACAGAGCCGTAAAGGATTACGATGTATATGCTCGCACATACCAGTACAGCAGCTTCAAGAAATTCTTCAAGCAGCAGATCAGATGGGGAAGGGTTGGCTGGACGTACTTTTTCAAGGATATTGCGAGTGGATCTGCGAGAAAGGCAGGGCCCCTGTACACGTTCGATCTCATATATATGTATCTTCTTCCCATATTCACTCTGGTCATCGGCGTGCTGACATTCATATATATTGTTCCTCACATGCACATGTTCTTTTATGGTATGACGCCAAGATTGAGGTTTGATAGCTATCTAATTCATAGGTTAAGAGGCGATCCAGATATGCCTCTGTTCTTCGTAGCGAGATCCTTCATAAATTTTCTGACAACAGCTTCAGCCGTCATTTTCGGCGTATCAATATCAACCACGATGAAGGGCGATAGGGCAAAGGTGTTTGCATATGGATCATAG